The following proteins come from a genomic window of Aequorivita marisscotiae:
- a CDS encoding Xaa-Pro dipeptidyl-peptidase: MKTYFLLFAAFLFTILSIAQEKAEPWFKDGEAQIVPAFENQADWIRTDLWVETTFDTDGDGKPDRMHVDVTRPIQTETDGLKLPVIYESSPYFAGVAPETEGAFYNVYQELGDVSDPIVHPSVTRRGERPIISNSQIHTWVPRGFIVVHSSSPGTGLSQGSPTVGGDNESLAPKAVIDWLNGRAKGYTTPTGNEEVKAYWATGKVGMTGTSYNGTIPLAAATTGVEGLEAIIPIAPNTSYYHYYRSNGLVRSPGGYLGEDVDVLYDFIHSGDESKRAHNNAKYRDDEIIKGIDRKTGDYNEFWAGRDYLNDMEPMTAALFMAHGFNDWNVMPEHSFRIYKKAEEMGLPVKIYYHQKGHGGPPPLPMMNKWFTKYLFGIDNDIENGPKAWIVREDDDNNNPIPYANYPNPDAEKVMLNLIATSKNEGILTVEKTKKQGTRTLVDDYHFSGDSLAQLANSIHRLLFVTPVLKEDLHLSGLSKLNIKLASSKPAASLSVWMVSLPWNNAPDAKITDNIITRGWADPQNYKSISESEPLQPGTFYELSFDLQPDDQIIPAGQQIGLMIFSSDNKFTLLPKPGTILTIDLDETTIEIPVVGGTEVFKKAVAN, translated from the coding sequence ATGAAAACTTACTTTCTATTATTTGCAGCTTTTCTATTTACTATTTTATCAATAGCCCAAGAAAAAGCCGAACCGTGGTTTAAAGATGGCGAAGCACAAATTGTTCCAGCTTTTGAAAATCAAGCAGATTGGATTCGTACCGATTTATGGGTGGAAACTACTTTTGATACCGATGGCGATGGGAAACCAGACCGTATGCACGTTGACGTTACAAGGCCAATACAAACCGAAACCGACGGTTTAAAACTGCCTGTTATTTATGAATCAAGCCCATATTTTGCCGGAGTGGCGCCAGAAACCGAAGGAGCATTTTATAACGTATACCAGGAATTGGGCGATGTAAGCGATCCAATAGTGCATCCATCTGTTACAAGACGCGGGGAGCGACCCATAATTTCAAACTCTCAAATACATACTTGGGTGCCGCGCGGTTTTATTGTTGTGCATTCCTCTTCGCCTGGAACGGGACTTTCGCAAGGCTCACCAACCGTGGGCGGGGATAACGAATCGCTAGCTCCAAAGGCAGTAATTGATTGGCTAAACGGCCGCGCAAAAGGCTATACAACTCCCACCGGAAACGAAGAGGTAAAGGCTTATTGGGCCACTGGAAAAGTAGGTATGACGGGAACTTCGTATAATGGTACAATTCCCTTAGCAGCTGCAACTACAGGCGTTGAAGGGCTCGAGGCAATTATCCCGATTGCGCCAAATACTTCGTATTATCACTATTACCGCTCCAACGGATTGGTGCGTTCCCCCGGAGGATATTTGGGGGAGGATGTGGATGTTCTTTACGATTTTATTCATAGTGGCGACGAATCTAAACGTGCCCACAACAACGCTAAATATCGTGATGACGAAATAATAAAAGGCATTGACCGTAAAACCGGCGATTACAATGAATTTTGGGCTGGTCGCGATTATTTAAACGATATGGAACCGATGACCGCCGCATTGTTTATGGCGCACGGTTTTAACGACTGGAACGTAATGCCTGAACACAGTTTTAGAATTTATAAAAAAGCCGAAGAAATGGGGCTTCCAGTAAAAATTTACTATCATCAAAAAGGGCACGGGGGACCGCCACCGCTACCGATGATGAATAAATGGTTTACAAAATACTTATTCGGAATTGACAACGATATAGAAAACGGCCCAAAAGCTTGGATTGTTCGCGAAGATGACGATAATAACAATCCTATCCCCTACGCCAATTATCCAAATCCGGATGCTGAAAAAGTTATGCTTAATTTAATAGCAACTTCAAAAAATGAAGGAATCTTAACGGTTGAAAAAACTAAAAAGCAAGGCACGCGAACTTTGGTTGATGACTATCATTTTTCGGGAGATTCACTCGCACAACTTGCAAATTCTATTCACAGATTACTATTTGTAACACCAGTTTTAAAGGAAGATTTACATCTTTCGGGCCTTTCAAAATTGAATATAAAATTGGCCAGCAGCAAACCAGCGGCTAGCCTTTCGGTTTGGATGGTTTCTTTGCCGTGGAACAATGCGCCAGATGCAAAAATAACCGACAATATTATCACTCGCGGTTGGGCAGACCCTCAGAATTATAAATCCATTTCGGAAAGTGAGCCTTTACAACCCGGTACATTTTATGAACTTTCTTTTGACTTACAGCCGGACGATCAAATAATTCCTGCGGGGCAGCAAATTGGACTAATGATTTTTTCGAGTGACAATAAATTCACTTTATTGCCAAAACCGGGAACAATTTTAACAATTGATCTTGATGAAACCACAATTGAAATTCCAGTTGTTGGTGGAACAGAGGTATTCAAAAAAGCCGTTGCCAACTAA